From Etheostoma cragini isolate CJK2018 chromosome 14, CSU_Ecrag_1.0, whole genome shotgun sequence, the proteins below share one genomic window:
- the klhl38a gene encoding kelch-like protein 38: MALRPQEVSSFKDSELPSHLLAQLNILRQERILTDVLLCTEHQEIPCHRNLLVSSSPYFRAMFCSNFLESSQARVNLKGISSNVLSGIVDYVYTGCITITMEIVLPLMQAASMLHYGGLFEACSMFLQEQLSPENCLSMIRLSEILHCESLRERAKEMAVRCFSDVAATEDFCELSLPELMCYLEDDRLCAEEEQVFETLLAWIHHDPFSRRGAIHDLFKKVRLRYIHPTYLFQFIANDPLVQSSTLCTEIIESVRRLMLTVSTKCSRELKPLWTTPRRYTCRETLVVVGGRKNNEQTSREALLYDERTHRWQWLAKLPLRLYKAAYVCIHSILYVLGGLSLCMTSGDSSVSATVYTLSLKTNQWRTAEPMLEPRYAHQSVSYLHFIFVLGGIGVDKNISQSVERYNSMFNQWEDMAQMPTAVLHPAVAASDQRIYVFGGEDAMQNPVRLIQVYHISRNLWSRLETRTVKNVCAPAAVIEDKIYIIGGYTRRMIAYDTKANKFVKCENLKERRMHHSATVINNKLYVTGGRILNGHDVIEDSDCFECYDPKTDVWTSKGSLPYKLFDHGSLPLVCVSNRPNPP, translated from the exons atGGCCTTAAGACCACAAGAAGTTTCCTCTTTCAAAGACTCAGAACTTCCCTCCCACCTTCTTGCCCAGCTCAACATCCTCCGTCAGGAGCGTATCCTGACAGACGTCCTGCTCTGCACCGAGCACCAGGAGATCCCCTGCCACAGGAACCTCTTAGTGTCCAGCAGCCCATACTTCCGCGCAATGTTCTGCAGCAACTTTCTGGAGAGCAGTCAGGCCCGAGTGAATCTGAAGGGAATCTCTTCAAATGTCCTAAGTGGCATTGTGGACTATGTCTACACAGGCTGCATCACTATCACCATGGAGATTGTGCTCCCACTCATGCAGGCGGCCTCCATGCTTCACTATGGAGGACTCTTTGAGGCCTGTTCCATGTTCCTCCAGGAGCAGCTGAGTCCAGAAAACTGTCTGAGCATGATACGGCTCTCTGAGATCCTTCACTGTGAAAGTTTGAGGGAGAGGGCAAAGGAGATGGCTGTGAGGTGTTTCTCTGATGTAGCTGCTACAGAGGACTTCTGTGAGTTGTCTCTTCCTGAGCTCATGTGTTACCTAGAAGACGACCGACTTTGTGCTGAGGAGGAGCAAGTGTTTGAGACCCTCCTGGCGTGGATCCACCATGATCCGTTCTCACGACGTGGCGCGATCCATGATCTCTTCAAGAAAGTCCGCCTTCGCTACATCCATCCAACTTACCTCTTCCAGTTCATTGCCAATGACCCACTGGTGCAGTCCTCCACCCTCTGTACTGAGATAATTGAGTCAGTGCGCCGCCTCATGCTTACAGTCAGCACCAAGTGTAGCCGTGAGCTCAAGCCACTTTGGACCACACCACGACGTTACACCTGCAGAGAAACACTTGTAGTGGTTGGAGGACGCAAAAACAATGAGCAGACCTCACGAGAAGCCCTGCTTTATGATGAAAGGACTCATCGTTGGCAGTGGTTGGCCAAGCTCCCTCTGCGCCTCTACAAAGCTGCATATGTGTGCATACATAGCATCCTCTATGTGCTTGGTGGGCTCAGCCTCTGCATGACATCAGGAGACAGCTCAGTCAGCGCCACAGTTTACACTCTTTCCCTGAAGACCAACCAGTGGCGAACTGCTGAGCCCATGTTGGAGCCACGATATGCCCACCAAAGTGTGTCCTATctgcactttatttttgtgttagGAGGCATTGGGGTAGACAAGAATATCTCTCAGTCAGTAGAGAGATACAACAGTATGTTTAATCAATGGGAGGACATGGCACAAATGCCCACAGCGGTGCTGCATCCAGCTGTTGCAGCCAGTGATCAGAGGATCTATGTTTTTGGAGGAGAGGATGCCATGCAGAATCCAGTCAGGCTGATTCAG GTGTATCACATCTCTCGCAACTTGTGGTCCAGGCTAGAAACAAGGACGGTGAAAAATGTTTGTGCTCCTGCTGCTGTCATCGAAGACAAGATCTACATCATAGGAG GATACACCAGGCGAATGATCGCCTATGACACCAAAGCCAACAAATTTGTCAAGTGTGAGAACCTGAAGGAGCGGCGGATGCATCACAGCGCTACAGTGATCAACAATAAGCTCTATGTCACTGGTGGACGCATCCTCAACGGCCACGACGTCATCGAGGACTCAGACTGCTTCGAATGTTACGACCCCAAGACAGACGTTTGGACCTCAAAAGGTTCTTTGCCGTACAAGCTATTTGACCACGGCTCCCTTCCGCTGGTCTGTGTTTCCAACAGACCCAACCCACCATGA